Proteins from a genomic interval of Thermodesulfobacteriota bacterium:
- a CDS encoding sigma-54 dependent transcriptional regulator has protein sequence MSRRILVVDDESSIRESLRGILGDEGYEVATAASGEEGLSAVEAEDPDLVLLDVWLPGKDGVDTLQALKHTHPELPVIMMSGHGTIETAVRCAKLGAYDFFEKPLNLDKVLLGIGNALRTSRLAQENRYLRAQSVRTHVMVGSSPALEELREQIRIVAATRASVLITGENGTGKELVARAVHAGSRRRDGPFVEVNCAAIPEDLIESELFGHEKGAFTGAAARRRGKFDLADGGTLFLDEIGDMSLKTQAKILRVLQEMRFERVGGGRTHEVDVRVIAATNKDLEEEIRQGRFREDLYFRLNVIPFHVPPLRERRDDIPALVSHFIGQFCAEEGRDPVEIEPAALDLLEQYPWPGNVRELKNLTERMVILCRGDRISARDVPPAVRAASGGAAAAGPAEEGLGLREARRTFERRYILGHLEETGWNVPHTAERIGLDKSSLYKKLKELDIELPSG, from the coding sequence ATGAGCCGGCGCATCCTGGTGGTGGACGACGAGTCGAGCATCCGCGAGAGCCTCAGGGGGATCCTGGGGGACGAGGGGTACGAGGTGGCCACGGCCGCCTCCGGCGAGGAGGGGCTTTCCGCGGTGGAGGCGGAGGACCCGGACCTGGTGCTCCTCGACGTTTGGCTGCCCGGCAAGGATGGGGTGGACACCCTCCAGGCGCTCAAGCACACGCACCCGGAGCTGCCGGTCATCATGATGTCGGGTCACGGCACCATCGAGACCGCGGTGCGGTGCGCCAAGCTGGGCGCCTACGACTTCTTCGAGAAGCCCCTGAACCTCGACAAGGTCCTCCTGGGGATCGGAAACGCCCTGCGCACCAGCCGTCTGGCCCAGGAGAACCGCTACCTGCGTGCCCAGTCCGTGCGCACCCACGTCATGGTGGGGTCGAGCCCCGCCCTGGAGGAGCTGCGCGAGCAGATCCGGATCGTGGCAGCCACCCGAGCCTCGGTGCTCATCACGGGAGAAAACGGAACCGGCAAGGAGCTCGTGGCCCGCGCGGTCCACGCCGGGAGCCGCCGCCGGGACGGGCCCTTCGTGGAAGTCAACTGTGCCGCCATCCCCGAGGACCTCATCGAGAGCGAGCTCTTTGGCCACGAGAAGGGCGCCTTCACCGGGGCCGCCGCGCGCCGGCGGGGGAAGTTCGACCTGGCGGACGGCGGCACCCTCTTCCTCGACGAAATCGGGGACATGAGCCTCAAGACCCAGGCCAAGATCCTGCGGGTGCTCCAGGAGATGCGGTTCGAGCGCGTGGGCGGGGGGCGAACCCACGAGGTGGACGTGCGGGTGATCGCCGCCACCAACAAGGACCTGGAGGAGGAGATTCGGCAGGGCCGGTTCCGGGAGGACCTCTACTTTCGGCTCAACGTCATCCCGTTCCACGTGCCTCCCTTGCGGGAGCGGCGCGACGACATCCCGGCCCTCGTGTCCCACTTCATCGGGCAATTTTGCGCCGAGGAAGGACGCGACCCGGTGGAGATCGAGCCTGCGGCCCTGGACCTCCTGGAGCAGTATCCCTGGCCGGGCAACGTGCGGGAGCTCAAGAACCTCACCGAGCGCATGGTGATCCTGTGCCGGGGGGACCGGATCTCCGCCAGGGATGTCCCCCCGGCAGTCCGGGCCGCGAGCGGCGGCGCCGCGGCTGCGGGGCCGGCCGAGGAGGGGCTCGGCCTGCGGGAGGCCCGGCGCACCTTCGAGCGCCGGTACATCCTGGGGCACCTGGAGGAGACCGGCTGGAACGTGCCCCACACGGCCGAGCGGATCGGCCTGGACAAGTCGAGCCTGTACAAGAAACTCAAGGAGCTCGACATCGAGCTCCCGTCGGGATAG
- a CDS encoding DUF4390 domain-containing protein produces the protein MGLRRTLALAFALFFLLFAAPGEGRSRQASIEGVNLRRGHQSDLLVDFRVEGIRTRRVLETLDSGLPVRFTYWVRVVRPRDVLRDEVVAEVQLVRVLEKDNLKNRFRVVSEEGGEGEDVGTLDAALQTMARVEGVSVLPLEVLGSRGPLVLRIKAQLQKFRLPFHLHYLFAFVSYWDVETPWTDVPLPASPNLVP, from the coding sequence ATGGGACTGCGGCGTACCCTCGCCCTTGCCTTCGCCCTCTTCTTCCTACTGTTCGCTGCGCCCGGCGAGGGCCGCTCCCGCCAGGCCTCCATCGAGGGGGTGAACCTGCGGCGCGGCCACCAGTCGGACCTCCTGGTCGACTTTCGGGTGGAGGGAATCCGCACCCGGCGCGTGCTCGAGACCCTCGACAGCGGCCTGCCCGTGCGCTTTACGTACTGGGTTCGGGTGGTGCGCCCCCGGGACGTGCTGCGCGACGAGGTCGTGGCCGAGGTGCAGCTCGTGCGGGTCCTGGAAAAGGACAACCTCAAGAACCGGTTTCGCGTGGTCTCCGAGGAGGGCGGTGAGGGGGAGGACGTGGGCACCCTCGACGCCGCGCTCCAGACGATGGCCCGGGTGGAGGGGGTGAGCGTGCTGCCCCTGGAGGTGCTGGGGAGCCGGGGCCCCCTGGTCCTGCGGATCAAGGCCCAGCTCCAGAAGTTCCGGCTGCCGTTCCACCTGCACTACCTCTTCGCCTTCGTCTCCTACTGGGACGTGGAGACCCCCTGGACCGACGTGCCCCTGCCCGCGTCTCCCAACCTCGTGCCATGA
- a CDS encoding PAS domain-containing sensor histidine kinase → MDDSCSGLSRPLRELASRLASADDLHSGVEAAAWACLDTFPFYRASLALPGRRLGHCYVAASWAQQPEEELDGYDFSLRGHPLEKVARDGVVVVRAEPLGDHADPVLARLFRGEGKAEELGVPLELEGRRGLLIFASREKGSFGPTAQALAMDVGRLLALWVRPWAGPDAPHVLKDQYEGLLEGSLDGIAVLQGGRVVYANGSFGEIFGLAEPSQTPLAGLLAPASRTAFERAVESLRRRSRLLPRLEVEARNAAGDTLHLDLGLQRILYRGEPALLVQVHNATERAERELQVRAAHERLDALLQTLAHDIRGPLTNVVGFSELLLERQQTLGATQTGEMLGVISRAGRSIKDLVEGLLEYSALGHAQAPLEEVPLGPLLAVVERELEGTLTRTGGRLEYDGLPEAVGGRAVELARVFRNLLENGLRYARPGETPRVRLGCRGEEQGYFVFCVEDNGVGLEPGEARKVFTLFHRGEGGGAGVGLAIVERIVRGHGGRVWAEGEPGSGSRFYVTLPKPAASEA, encoded by the coding sequence TTGGACGACTCCTGTTCCGGCCTGTCCCGGCCCCTGCGCGAACTGGCCAGCCGCCTGGCTTCGGCCGACGATCTCCACTCGGGGGTCGAGGCGGCCGCGTGGGCCTGCCTCGATACCTTCCCGTTCTACCGCGCGTCCCTTGCGCTGCCCGGGCGCCGGTTGGGGCATTGCTACGTGGCTGCCTCGTGGGCGCAACAGCCCGAGGAGGAGCTGGACGGGTATGATTTTTCCCTGAGGGGGCACCCCTTGGAGAAGGTCGCCCGAGACGGGGTCGTGGTGGTGCGGGCCGAGCCCCTGGGCGACCACGCCGACCCGGTGCTCGCGCGGCTGTTCCGGGGCGAGGGCAAGGCGGAGGAGCTGGGGGTCCCCCTGGAGCTGGAGGGGCGGCGGGGGCTGCTCATCTTCGCGAGCCGGGAGAAGGGAAGCTTTGGTCCCACCGCGCAGGCGCTGGCGATGGACGTGGGTCGGCTGCTCGCTTTGTGGGTGCGCCCCTGGGCGGGGCCCGACGCGCCCCACGTCCTCAAGGACCAGTACGAAGGACTCCTGGAGGGCTCCCTGGACGGGATCGCCGTACTCCAGGGAGGCCGCGTGGTGTACGCCAACGGCTCCTTCGGGGAGATCTTCGGCCTGGCGGAGCCGTCTCAGACGCCGCTTGCCGGCCTGCTCGCGCCCGCATCGCGCACCGCATTCGAGCGGGCGGTGGAGAGCCTGCGCCGGCGCTCGCGGCTGCTTCCCCGCCTGGAGGTAGAGGCCCGAAACGCCGCGGGAGACACGCTCCACCTGGACCTGGGTTTGCAGCGGATTCTCTACCGGGGAGAGCCGGCCCTGCTCGTCCAGGTACACAACGCCACCGAGCGCGCCGAGCGGGAGCTCCAGGTGCGCGCGGCCCACGAGCGCCTCGATGCCCTGCTCCAGACCCTGGCCCACGACATCCGGGGCCCCCTCACCAACGTGGTGGGCTTCTCGGAGCTCCTGCTCGAGCGGCAGCAAACCCTCGGCGCCACCCAGACGGGGGAGATGTTGGGAGTCATTTCCCGGGCCGGGCGCAGCATCAAGGACCTGGTGGAGGGGTTGCTGGAGTACAGCGCGCTGGGACACGCCCAGGCTCCCCTCGAAGAGGTTCCCCTGGGCCCCCTCCTGGCGGTGGTGGAGCGGGAGCTCGAAGGGACCCTGACCCGCACCGGAGGCCGCCTGGAATACGACGGCCTGCCGGAGGCCGTGGGGGGCAGAGCGGTGGAGCTCGCGCGGGTCTTTCGCAACCTGCTGGAGAACGGCCTGCGGTACGCGAGGCCCGGCGAGACCCCTCGGGTGCGGTTGGGGTGCCGGGGTGAGGAGCAGGGATACTTCGTGTTTTGCGTGGAGGACAACGGTGTGGGCCTGGAGCCCGGAGAGGCCCGGAAGGTCTTTACGCTCTTCCACCGGGGCGAGGGGGGTGGTGCGGGAGTCGGGCTCGCCATCGTGGAGCGGATCGTCCGGGGACACGGGGGGCGCGTGTGGGCCGAGGGCGAGCCGGGAAGCGGCAGCCGGTTCTACGTGACGCTTCCCAAGCCCGCTGCGTCCGAGGCGTAG
- a CDS encoding ATP-binding protein, translating into MKGVAKAGRLLRRGPVLLTGLFVLWVGLTLTQWRLFGQMQGGRLLEALAVFGLVNLNILLLLLLLFLTLRNLAKLAFERRRGVLGAKLKTKLVLAFLAMTVIPTALLYLTSAGFLARSIDSWFSSRVEGALRQALEVARAYYGVEEERVLHYARQLAEALPREGLPGDLAGMESLLLSRAVEDQLGAVTVISASGEVLSVVANPHFPLPDLAGAESPEVRQALAGREAAGLGRFSSGDFLRGAAPIWDGAGGTVWGAVVVDGYMPGRTLDRLEEITAGFEEYRQLEVLKAPIKASYILPLLLVALLIVFAATWFGFYLARGITGPIQALAEATQRVAGGDLDFQLDVASGDEVGTLVDSFNRMTRDLRASKAQVEDAQATLHRANEELEGRRRYMETVLGRVAAGVLSADRNGVVTTLNAAAREMLGVGEEVLGRPYREALEPAVEAVVTGLLRELGSSRQDAMQRQVSAELGGQRRSLLIHLTRLRDEGGELLGTVAVFDDLTELVRAQRAQAWQEVARRIAHEIKNPLTPIQLSAQRLRRRYAELLESADGEVLDQATRTIVAQVDGLKKLVDEFSRFAKMPESRPVPADVNRLVEEVAGLYRPAHGQIQFDVRLAPQLPILEADPEQLKRALVNLLDNAVAALEGTEHGRIEVLTGFEPARQVVQVVVADNGPGLDPQARERLFEPYFSTKKGGTGLGLAIVKSIVADHRGYVRAVDNHPQGTRFVLELPLPGVNP; encoded by the coding sequence ATGAAGGGTGTGGCGAAGGCCGGCAGGTTGCTTCGCCGGGGTCCCGTGCTCCTCACGGGGCTCTTCGTCCTGTGGGTCGGGCTCACGCTGACCCAGTGGCGGCTCTTCGGCCAGATGCAGGGAGGGCGGCTCCTCGAGGCCCTGGCGGTCTTCGGGCTGGTCAACCTCAACATCCTGCTCCTGCTGCTGCTGCTCTTCCTCACCCTGCGCAACCTGGCCAAGCTCGCCTTCGAGCGGCGCAGGGGGGTCTTGGGGGCCAAGCTCAAGACCAAGCTCGTGCTGGCCTTCCTGGCCATGACCGTCATCCCCACGGCGCTCCTGTACCTTACCAGCGCCGGCTTCCTCGCCCGCAGCATCGACAGCTGGTTCAGCAGCCGGGTGGAGGGGGCGCTGCGCCAGGCCCTGGAGGTGGCCCGCGCCTACTATGGGGTGGAAGAGGAACGTGTCCTCCACTACGCCCGCCAACTGGCGGAGGCGCTTCCCCGGGAAGGGCTGCCGGGCGATCTGGCCGGCATGGAGTCGCTGCTCCTCTCCCGTGCGGTGGAGGATCAGTTGGGCGCCGTCACGGTCATCTCGGCCTCCGGCGAGGTCTTGAGCGTGGTGGCCAACCCCCACTTCCCCCTTCCGGATCTGGCCGGCGCCGAGTCCCCGGAGGTGCGCCAGGCCCTGGCAGGGCGGGAGGCGGCGGGCCTGGGCCGGTTTTCTTCGGGCGACTTCCTCCGGGGCGCGGCCCCGATCTGGGATGGGGCCGGCGGCACCGTATGGGGCGCGGTGGTGGTGGATGGGTACATGCCGGGACGCACCCTGGACCGGCTCGAGGAGATCACCGCCGGGTTCGAGGAGTACCGGCAGCTCGAAGTCCTCAAGGCGCCGATCAAGGCCAGCTACATCCTGCCCCTGCTCCTGGTGGCCCTCCTGATCGTCTTTGCGGCCACCTGGTTCGGCTTCTACCTGGCGCGGGGGATTACGGGGCCGATCCAGGCGCTGGCCGAGGCCACCCAGCGGGTGGCCGGGGGCGACCTGGACTTTCAGCTGGACGTGGCGAGCGGCGACGAGGTGGGTACCCTGGTGGACTCCTTCAACCGGATGACCCGGGACCTGCGGGCGAGCAAGGCCCAGGTCGAAGACGCCCAGGCGACCCTGCACCGTGCCAACGAGGAGCTGGAGGGGCGGCGCCGGTACATGGAGACCGTGCTCGGCCGGGTGGCGGCGGGCGTGCTGAGCGCCGACCGCAACGGCGTCGTCACCACCCTGAACGCGGCGGCCCGGGAGATGCTCGGCGTGGGGGAGGAGGTCCTGGGGCGCCCCTACCGGGAGGCCCTGGAGCCCGCCGTCGAGGCGGTGGTGACCGGCCTCCTGCGCGAGCTCGGCTCTTCGCGCCAGGACGCGATGCAGCGCCAGGTGTCGGCGGAGCTGGGCGGACAACGGCGCTCGCTCCTCATCCACCTGACCCGGCTGCGCGACGAGGGGGGCGAGCTCCTGGGCACGGTAGCCGTGTTCGACGACCTTACCGAGCTCGTGCGGGCCCAGCGGGCCCAGGCCTGGCAGGAGGTGGCGCGGCGCATCGCCCATGAGATCAAGAACCCGCTCACCCCCATCCAGCTCTCGGCCCAACGGCTGCGCCGGCGCTACGCGGAGCTCCTGGAGTCCGCCGACGGGGAGGTGCTGGACCAGGCCACCCGCACCATCGTGGCCCAGGTGGATGGCCTCAAGAAGCTCGTGGACGAGTTCAGCCGGTTTGCCAAGATGCCCGAGTCCCGGCCGGTTCCCGCCGACGTGAACCGCCTGGTGGAGGAGGTGGCGGGGCTCTATCGCCCTGCCCACGGGCAGATTCAATTCGACGTGCGCCTGGCGCCCCAGCTGCCGATCCTCGAGGCCGACCCGGAACAGCTCAAGCGGGCGCTGGTGAACCTGCTCGACAACGCCGTGGCTGCCCTGGAGGGGACCGAGCACGGGCGCATCGAGGTGCTGACCGGCTTCGAGCCCGCGCGCCAGGTGGTCCAGGTGGTGGTGGCCGACAACGGTCCGGGCCTCGATCCCCAGGCGCGGGAGCGGCTCTTCGAGCCCTATTTCTCCACCAAGAAGGGTGGCACGGGACTGGGGCTCGCCATCGTCAAGAGCATCGTGGCCGACCACCGCGGGTACGTGCGGGCCGTGGACAACCACCCGCAGGGCACGCGGTTCGTGCTCGAGCTTCCCCTTCCGGGAGTCAACCCATGA